In Cloacibacterium caeni, a single window of DNA contains:
- a CDS encoding tyrosine-type recombinase/integrase gives MKVYLKIREGKLSKKSIEKGRVKMNSLFLMFHDSLTQKRSYEFLKLYIYDKPKTIIEKDHNKETLQLAESIKAQKVLEFNSRKHGFVSSASGKVGFLCYFNELVEKRYDTEGTYGNWFSTLKHLTIFCKGVDIQISKIDETFLENFKEYLLKEKISNNGGRLSQNTALSYFNKVRTALKEAHRNKIISENPVLRVKTIKEKETNREYLTLEELQKLVKTECEVPILKQSFIFSSLTGLRFSDVKSLKWKNLYYDSENGWILKYRQQKTKGVENLPISEQAVKLLGERKDDDVLLFENLTYSAYHNKKLHKWVKESGIDKHITYHSSRHTFATLQLTMNTDIYTVSKLLGHRHLKTTEIYGKVIDKKKIDAVSKIPDLYL, from the coding sequence ATGAAAGTTTATTTAAAAATTAGAGAAGGAAAACTTAGTAAGAAAAGTATAGAAAAAGGACGTGTAAAAATGAATAGTTTATTTTTGATGTTCCACGATAGTTTAACTCAAAAAAGAAGTTATGAATTTTTAAAACTTTACATCTATGACAAGCCTAAAACTATAATTGAGAAAGATCATAACAAAGAAACATTACAACTTGCTGAATCTATTAAAGCTCAAAAGGTATTGGAATTTAATTCGAGAAAACATGGATTTGTAAGTAGTGCGAGTGGTAAGGTTGGATTTCTTTGCTATTTCAATGAATTAGTAGAAAAAAGATATGATACAGAGGGAACTTATGGGAATTGGTTTAGTACGTTGAAGCATCTAACAATTTTTTGTAAAGGAGTAGATATTCAGATTTCAAAAATAGATGAAACATTTTTGGAAAATTTTAAGGAGTATCTTTTGAAAGAAAAAATATCTAATAACGGAGGAAGATTATCACAGAATACGGCGTTATCTTATTTCAATAAAGTTAGAACTGCACTGAAAGAAGCTCATAGAAATAAAATAATTTCTGAGAATCCAGTACTAAGAGTTAAAACTATAAAGGAGAAAGAAACCAACAGAGAATATCTTACTCTGGAAGAATTGCAGAAGTTAGTAAAAACCGAATGTGAAGTGCCGATTTTGAAACAATCATTCATTTTCAGTTCACTCACAGGATTGAGATTTTCTGATGTGAAATCTTTGAAGTGGAAAAATCTATACTATGATTCCGAAAATGGTTGGATTTTGAAATATAGACAACAGAAAACTAAAGGAGTGGAAAATCTTCCGATAAGTGAACAAGCAGTAAAACTACTTGGAGAAAGAAAAGATGATGATGTATTGTTGTTTGAAAATTTAACGTATAGTGCCTACCACAACAAAAAATTACACAAATGGGTAAAAGAATCAGGAATCGATAAACACATAACTTATCATAGTTCACGACATACTTTTGCTACATTACAACTAACGATGAATACAGATATTTATACAGTTAGTAAATTATTAGGACATCGACATCTAAAAACAACAGAAATCTATGGAAAAGTGATTGATAAAAAGAAGATAGATGCTGTATCTAAAATTCCTGATTTATATTTGTAG
- a CDS encoding RteC domain-containing protein, with translation MTNYYQTIINELDDRINELTYEPSNSLISYENAIILVLQKLEEIKKYIKKNGFKDDEAEILFFKQLKPQLVSKLIYFNAIYKIETKRPRGGDKIIKKYLNVELSKIKRYFDANLEFYKYYRTNSTHLDYKFFLRGKHDIKLSLDTYYFEADHNFATSHDYKVAKIIANDLIQVYLEDQLSNNNQRKLLETPPLNWTGSKTSLIELIYSLHSQGSIDNGNADIKIIAKTFENIFNIDLGDFYHSYLELKGRKINRTKFLDSLRDALIKRMDEQDEK, from the coding sequence ATGACAAATTATTACCAAACTATAATAAACGAATTAGACGATAGAATTAACGAATTGACCTATGAGCCAAGTAATTCATTGATATCGTATGAAAATGCAATTATATTAGTCTTGCAGAAACTTGAGGAGATAAAAAAATACATTAAGAAGAATGGATTTAAAGATGATGAAGCCGAAATACTTTTTTTCAAACAGCTAAAGCCTCAATTAGTATCGAAGCTCATCTACTTCAATGCCATTTACAAGATTGAAACAAAAAGACCACGAGGCGGCGATAAAATCATCAAGAAATATCTGAATGTTGAGCTTTCCAAAATCAAGAGGTATTTCGATGCTAATTTGGAATTTTACAAGTATTACAGAACCAACAGCACTCATCTGGACTATAAATTCTTTTTACGTGGCAAGCACGATATAAAGTTGAGTTTAGACACCTATTATTTTGAAGCAGACCATAATTTTGCAACCTCGCACGATTACAAGGTAGCTAAGATTATTGCCAACGACTTGATACAGGTTTACCTCGAAGACCAGTTGAGCAATAACAATCAGAGAAAGCTACTTGAAACGCCTCCCCTAAACTGGACAGGTAGTAAAACTTCACTCATTGAGTTGATTTATTCGCTGCATTCGCAGGGTTCAATTGACAATGGTAATGCAGATATAAAAATCATCGCCAAGACTTTTGAAAATATATTTAATATTGACTTAGGGGATTTCTACCATTCCTATTTGGAACTGAAAGGCAGGAAGATAAACCGAACAAAGTTCCTCGATAGTCTTCGGGATGCACTTATCAAAAGGATGGACGAGCAAGACGAAAAATAA
- a CDS encoding heavy-metal-associated domain-containing protein, with the protein MENTEFQFKTNLNCGGCVSKVKADLDSTDGICEWNVDTANNDKILTVKSEGITQDEIVAIVKKKGFKAEPLVV; encoded by the coding sequence ATGGAAAATACAGAATTTCAGTTCAAGACCAATCTTAATTGTGGCGGTTGTGTATCAAAGGTAAAAGCGGATTTGGACAGTACCGACGGTATCTGCGAATGGAATGTAGATACAGCCAACAATGACAAAATTTTAACCGTAAAATCAGAGGGTATAACACAAGATGAAATAGTTGCCATCGTTAAGAAAAAAGGCTTTAAAGCAGAACCATTAGTGGTTTAA
- a CDS encoding heavy metal-binding domain-containing protein, translating to MNAHQHANHDSAYACPMHPEVKGNKGDKCPKCGMALSPVNKEKSQYEVKVAADPQNVEAGKPTNLSIAISEHGKNVPLEVVHEMKMHLLVVNEELTWFDHIHPEEQADGSYKVSETFPTAGKYLLFTDYKPNGAEGEVNKQTIEVKGTAATQTADLKTKLVSTVDGFTVTLLNGEDFKTNRNQGLQFSVEKDGKKLEEKDMQNYLGATAHIVMISKTNKDFLHIHPVSKENFPIYAETLIKKAGLYRLWAQFKINNVVHTADFTITVSEGEKSVEDHSHHTHNH from the coding sequence ATGAATGCACATCAGCACGCAAATCACGACAGCGCATACGCTTGTCCGATGCACCCGGAAGTAAAAGGAAACAAAGGCGATAAATGCCCTAAATGTGGTATGGCTTTGAGCCCTGTTAATAAAGAGAAAAGCCAGTATGAAGTAAAAGTGGCTGCCGACCCGCAAAATGTGGAAGCAGGTAAACCAACTAATCTATCCATCGCCATTAGTGAACACGGTAAAAATGTACCGTTGGAAGTAGTGCACGAAATGAAAATGCACCTTTTGGTAGTGAATGAAGAACTGACCTGGTTTGACCATATCCACCCCGAAGAACAGGCAGACGGTTCTTATAAGGTTTCAGAAACATTCCCTACAGCAGGTAAATACCTGTTATTTACCGACTACAAACCGAACGGAGCCGAGGGAGAGGTCAATAAGCAAACCATTGAGGTAAAAGGTACGGCAGCAACACAAACAGCCGATTTAAAGACAAAATTGGTTTCAACCGTAGATGGTTTTACGGTAACGCTGCTTAACGGCGAAGACTTTAAAACAAACAGAAATCAGGGCTTGCAATTTTCGGTAGAAAAGGACGGCAAGAAATTAGAGGAAAAGGATATGCAGAATTATCTCGGAGCGACTGCCCATATCGTAATGATAAGTAAAACTAATAAGGATTTTCTACATATACACCCGGTATCAAAAGAGAATTTCCCAATCTATGCCGAAACGCTTATCAAAAAAGCAGGGCTTTATAGATTGTGGGCACAGTTCAAAATAAACAATGTGGTACATACGGCAGATTTTACTATTACCGTATCAGAAGGCGAAAAATCGGTAGAAGACCACAGCCACCACACGCACAACCATTAA